A DNA window from Camelina sativa cultivar DH55 chromosome 17, Cs, whole genome shotgun sequence contains the following coding sequences:
- the LOC104757687 gene encoding patatin-like phospholipase domain-containing protein 4: MAMSLRSAPFISLRARKSFNLSSRTFAFRLSCCSSSSNGSPQNQNFSTDSEKKRSFAVATGELFIGIASRLLKSSKQKTPTVDDGDRIGSVIEDEIEPAVIWEQRIKDVEAEKERRVITSPGFSFSAAGLLFPYHLGVAQLLIEKGYIKETTPLAGSSAGAIVCAVITSGASMREALDATKELADDCRRNGTAFRLGAVLRDSMERLLPDDIHIRSNGRIRVAITQVFWRPRGLLVDQFDSKSDLINAIFTSSFIPGYLAPRPATMFRNRVCVDGGLTLFMPPTAAAKTVRVCAFSASNFKLKGIEICPDCNPLNRATARQLLNWALEPAEDEVLEKLFELGYADAATWAEMNPVEELVYDDTPTAQEITAT, encoded by the exons ATGGCGATGTCTCTCCGTTCCGCTCCATTCATCTCTCTCCGTGCAAGAAAAAGCTTCAACCTTTCTTCGAGAACTTTCGCCTTTAGGTTATCATgctgttcttcctcttctaatGGGTCTccccaaaatcaaaacttttccACAGATTCCGAGAAGAAGAGATCATTCGCTGTTGCCACCGGTGAGCTTTTCATCGGAATTGCGTCGAGACTATTGAAGTCTTCTAAGCAGAAGACGCCGACGGTTGATGATGGAGATAGAATAGGTAGTGTGATTGAGGATGAGATTGAGCCAGCGGTGATATGGGAACAAAGGATTAAGGATGTAGAAGcggagaaagagaggagagtcATTACAAGTCCTGGTTTTAGTTTCTCTGCTGCTGGTCTTTTGTTTCCTTATCATCTTGGCGTTGCTCAGTTGTTAATTGAAAAGGGTTACATCAAG GAAACTACTCCTTTAGCAGGATCTTCTGCTGGTGCTATAGTCTGTGCTGTTATAACTTCAGGAGCCTCTATGCGAGAAGCTCTTGACGCTACTAAGGAGCTTGCTGATGATTGTCGACGCAATGGCACTGCGTTCCGTCTTGGG GCTGTCCTTAGAGACTCAATGGAGAGGTTACTGCCAGATGATATTCACATTAGGTCCAACGGGAGAATTCGAG ttgccatcacaCAGGTGTTTTGGAGACCTAGAGGTTTACTAGTGGATCAGTTCGACTCCAAGAGCGACCTCATAAATGCAATTTTCACATCTTCTTTTATTCCAGG ATATCTTGCACCCAGACCTGCAACGATGTTCCGTAATCGAGTTTGTGTTGATGGAGGCTTGACATTGTTTATGCCACCAACAGCTGCTGCTAAAACA GTTCGAGTTTGTGCTTTTTCCGCGAGTAATTTCAAACTAAAGGGTATTGAGATCTGCCCAGATTGCAACCCTTTAAACAGGGCAACAGCTAGACAA CTATTGAATTGGGCACTGGAGCCAGCAGAGGATGAGGTGTTAGAAAAATTGTTTGAGCTGGGATATGCAGATGCAGCTACGTGGGCTGAGATGAATCCAGTTGAGGAACTGGTCTATGACGATACTCCCACAGCTCAAGAGATTACTGCTACTTAA
- the LOC104757688 gene encoding protein BEARSKIN1 — MSSSNGGVPPGFRFHPTDEELLHYYLKKKISYEKFDMEVIKEVDLNKIEPWDLQDRCRIGSTPQNEWYFFSHKDRKYPTGSRTNRATHSGFWKATGRDKCIRNCYKKIGMRKTLVFYKGRAPHGQKTDWIMHEYRIEDTDDDPSEDGWVICRVFKKKNLFKVGNDVSSSINNNRLEARSFIRRESSYQGISMFELNKPEEIGLHQYPQPPMFQPHQKPLSIGYDYSLALLPRESEYQQACEPAGVEVGTCKTVGEWGMVNCHMGNHDQDSSRAMRFEDEGNNNSSTVQPPSNLLSLRGENGFLGLF, encoded by the exons ATGAGTTCGTCTAACGGAGGAGTACCACCCGGTTTTCGGTTTCATCCAACGGACGAAGAACTTCTTCATTActacttgaagaagaagatttcttaTGAAAAGTTCGATATGGAAGTCATCAAGGAGGTTGACTTGAACAAGATTGAGCCATGGGATTTACAAG ATAGATGCAGAATAGGATCAACGCCGCAAAACGAGTGGTATTTCTTCAGCCACAAGGATAGGAAATATCCGACAGGTTCAAGGACGAACCGTGCGACCCACTCAGGTTTCTGGAAGGCCACGGGACGTGACAAGTGCATAAGAAACTGTTACAAGAAGATAGGTATGAGGAAGACTCTTGTATTCTACAAAGGAAGAGCTCCTCATGGCCAAAAGACTGATTGGATCATGCATGAGTACCGTATTGAAGACACTGACGATGACCCTagt GAAGATGGATGGGTTATTTGTAGAGTGTTCAAGAAAAAGAATCTGTTCAAAGTAGGGAATGATGTTAGCTCAAGCATCAACAACAATAGGCTTGAGGCACGTAGCTTCATCCGTAGAGAAAGCTCTTACCAAGGAATCTCAATGTTTGAGCTTAACAAGCCTGAAGAAATTGGTCTTCATCAATATCCTCAACCACCAATGTTTCAGCCTCATCAGAAGCCTCTTTCAATTGGATATGACTACTCTTTGGCTCTTCTTCCAAGGGAAAGCGAGTACCAGCAAGCGTGTGAGCCAGCAGGGGTTGAAGTCGGCACATGCAAAACAGTTGGTGAATGGGGGATGGTGAATTGTCACATGGGGAATCATGACCAGGACTCGTCTAGAGCTATGAGGTTTGAAGATGAAGGCAACAACAATTCGTCTACGGTCCAGCCACCTTCGAATCTGCTTTCATTGCGCGGTGAAAATGGATTTCTCGGGTTATTTTAA
- the LOC104757689 gene encoding uncharacterized protein ycf45, translated as MAGVCGVACRFFPPIRRRFPVSSTVSSLALPDSSAMIVDDNLGAFLKILPRDLRHRLLNDSRRNQLVEVIMDLGRPPEARYLGEPGGQYLRNIEVSMEELEDAQELVGEFGADNRAGIEGTLHRISAIRNRKGFIVGLTCRVGRAVSGHIDMLYDLLHYAKSILFVGRPGVGKTTVLREIARVLSDEFQKRVVIIDTSNEIGGDGDIPHSAIGGSRRMQVPKPSLQHKVMIEAVENHMPQVIIVDEIGTEAEALACRSIAERGVMLIGTAHGEQLQNIIKNPTLSDLIGGIETVTLGDEEARARRSQKSILERKAPPTFYFLIEMRERDYWIAHQTEKSVDMLLRGRNPMVEVRRRDDEYKVVIERWKAYDGQGI; from the exons ATGGCCGGAGTGTGCGGCGTAGCATGTCGCTTTTTCCCTCCAATTCGCCGGCGTTTTCCGGTTTCCTCCACCGTCTCATCCCTCGCTCTTCCAGATTCCTCCGCTATGATCGTCGACGACAATCTCGGCGCATTTCTCAAG ATCCTTCCAAGAGATCTTCGTCATCGTCTCCTGAACGATTCTCGAAGAAACCAACTTGTAGAG GTGATTATGGATTTGGGAAGACCACCTGAAGCACGTTATCTCGGTGAACCTGGAGGTCAGTATCTTAGGAACATAGAG GTATCCATGGAAGAGTTAGAGGATGCTCAAGAGCTGGTAGGTGAATTTGGTGCTGATAATAGAGCTGGAATAGAGGGTACATTGCACAGGATATCAGCTATTCGTAATAGGAAAGGATTCATTGTCGGTTTAACTTGTCGGGTTGGGAGAGCTGTGAGTGGTCACATTGATATGCTCTATGATCTCCTTCACTATGCCAAAAGTATCTTGTTCGTTGGACG GCCTGGTGTTGGTAAGACCACTGTTTTGCGAGAGATTGCTCGTGTCTTGTCTGATGAATTCCAGAAGCGAGTG gtgatAATTGATACCAGCAATGAAATAGGAGGAGATGGAGATATTCCACACTCAGCTATTGGAGGTTCGCGTAGGATGCAAGTACCTAAGCCATCTTTGCAGCATAAAGTTATGATTGAGGCAGTAGAGAACCATATGCCTCAAGTGATCATTGTTGATGAGATCGGCACAGAAGCTGAAGCGCTTGCCTGTCGCTCCATTGCTGAAAGGGGAGTGATGCTTATTGGTACTGCTCATGGAGAGCAGCTCCAGAACATCATAAAGAACCCCACACTTTCAGAtttg ATTGGAGGTATTGAGACTGTCACtcttggagatgaagaagcaagGGCGAGAAGGAGTCAGAAGAGTATTCTTGAGAGGAAAGCTCCACCgactttttatttcttgataGAGATGAGGGAACGAGATTATTGGATTGCACATCAA ACTGAAAAGAGCGTTGATATGTTGCTTCGCGGAAGGAATCCCATGGTTGAG GTGAGGAGAAGGGATGATGAGTACAAGGTGGTAATAGAAAGATGGAAGGCATATGACGGGCAAGGCATCTGA
- the LOC104757690 gene encoding cystathionine gamma-synthase 1, chloroplastic-like isoform X2 — protein MGEMNNLKPSFLSSDGSLAVHAGERLCREINTTSITTPVVNTTTYFFKNTSELVDFKEQRIVCHEYTRYGSPTTMVLEEKISALEGAESTLVVASGMCAISVMLLALVPTNGHIVTTTDCYKETRMIMETFLPKLGITVTFIDSADTAKLEAVVNEHNVSMFFTESPTNPFLRCVDIKLVSEICHKRGTLVCIDGTIATPLNQKALALGADLILQSGTKYIGGHNDVLAGCISGSTKLISKIRILHQLLGGTLNPNAAYLLIRSMKTMHLRVKQHNSNALRMAQVLEAHPKIAFSSGSSYLLKNGFTVIVLGKSRLLPGPSESSRTSHSQATNDWFWGSGHIRGCWRSQEDNQVHRFSEDPIHCNIFWWMRELRGPTCHKELGCTTRRKAQI, from the exons ATGGGGGAGATGAACAATTTGAAACCCTCATTTTTGAGCTCCGATGGGAGTTTGGCTGTTCATGCTG GTGAAAGATTATGTCGTGAAATAAATACGACTTCGATCACGACCCCTGTAGTAAACACAACGACATACTTCTTCAAGAACACTTCCGAGCTGGTTGACTTCAAG GAGCAACGGATTGTATGTCACGAGTATACTCGTTATGGAAGCCCAACAACTATGGTACTTGAAGAAAAGATTAG TGCACTTGAAGGTGCTGAATCAACTTTGGTAGTGGCATCGGGAATGTGTGCAATTAGTGTTATGCTTTTGGCATTGGTTCCTACAAATGGTCATATTGTGACAACTACAGATTGTTACAAGGAGACAAGGATGATCATGGAGACTTTTCTTCCCAAATTGGGAATTACC GTGACTTTCATTGACTCTGCTGATACTGCAAAGCTCGAAGCTGTAGTGAATGAACATAAT GTTTCTATGTTCTTTACTGAGTCCCCAACAAACCCATTTCTTCGATGTGTGGACATTAAGTTAGTGTCAGAAATCTGTCACAAAAGAGGAACTCTTGTTTGTATAGACGGTACCATTGCAACACCTTTGAATCAAAAGGCACTTGCTCTTGGTGCTGATCTTATTCTCCAGTCTGGTACTAAGTACATTGGAGGCCACAATGAT GTTCTTGCTGGATGCATATCTGGCTCAACGAAGTTGATTTCTAAGATTCGCATTTTGCATCAACTTTTGGGAGGCACGCTTAATCCT AATGCCGCATATTTACTCATCCGAAGCATGAAGACGATGCATCTTCGCGTAAAACAACATAATTCAAATGCTTTGAGGATGGCCCAAGTGTTAGAAGCACATCCCAAG ATAGCCTTTTCAAGTGGATCATCATATCTCCTCAAAAATGGATTCACTGTAATCGTGTTAGGTAAGTCGCGTTTACTACCCGGGCCTTCCGAGTCATCCCGAACATCTCATAGCCAAGCGACAAATGACTGGTTTTGGGGGTCTGGTCACATTCGAG GTTGCTGGAGATCTCAAGAAGACAATCAAGTTCATCGATTCTCTGAAGATCCCATACATTGCAACATCTTTTGGTGGATGCGAGAGCTTCGTGGACCAACCTGCCACAAGGAACTG GGATGTACCACGAGAAGAAAGGCTCAAATATGA
- the LOC104757690 gene encoding cystathionine gamma-synthase 1, chloroplastic-like isoform X1, with protein MGEMNNLKPSFLSSDGSLAVHAGERLCREINTTSITTPVVNTTTYFFKNTSELVDFKEQRIVCHEYTRYGSPTTMVLEEKISALEGAESTLVVASGMCAISVMLLALVPTNGHIVTTTDCYKETRMIMETFLPKLGITVTFIDSADTAKLEAVVNEHNVSMFFTESPTNPFLRCVDIKLVSEICHKRGTLVCIDGTIATPLNQKALALGADLILQSGTKYIGGHNDVLAGCISGSTKLISKIRILHQLLGGTLNPNAAYLLIRSMKTMHLRVKQHNSNALRMAQVLEAHPKVSRVYYPGLPSHPEHLIAKRQMTGFGGLVTFEVAGDLKKTIKFIDSLKIPYIATSFGGCESFVDQPATRNWDVPREERLKYELNDNLVRFSFGIEDFDDIKADVLQALDTI; from the exons ATGGGGGAGATGAACAATTTGAAACCCTCATTTTTGAGCTCCGATGGGAGTTTGGCTGTTCATGCTG GTGAAAGATTATGTCGTGAAATAAATACGACTTCGATCACGACCCCTGTAGTAAACACAACGACATACTTCTTCAAGAACACTTCCGAGCTGGTTGACTTCAAG GAGCAACGGATTGTATGTCACGAGTATACTCGTTATGGAAGCCCAACAACTATGGTACTTGAAGAAAAGATTAG TGCACTTGAAGGTGCTGAATCAACTTTGGTAGTGGCATCGGGAATGTGTGCAATTAGTGTTATGCTTTTGGCATTGGTTCCTACAAATGGTCATATTGTGACAACTACAGATTGTTACAAGGAGACAAGGATGATCATGGAGACTTTTCTTCCCAAATTGGGAATTACC GTGACTTTCATTGACTCTGCTGATACTGCAAAGCTCGAAGCTGTAGTGAATGAACATAAT GTTTCTATGTTCTTTACTGAGTCCCCAACAAACCCATTTCTTCGATGTGTGGACATTAAGTTAGTGTCAGAAATCTGTCACAAAAGAGGAACTCTTGTTTGTATAGACGGTACCATTGCAACACCTTTGAATCAAAAGGCACTTGCTCTTGGTGCTGATCTTATTCTCCAGTCTGGTACTAAGTACATTGGAGGCCACAATGAT GTTCTTGCTGGATGCATATCTGGCTCAACGAAGTTGATTTCTAAGATTCGCATTTTGCATCAACTTTTGGGAGGCACGCTTAATCCT AATGCCGCATATTTACTCATCCGAAGCATGAAGACGATGCATCTTCGCGTAAAACAACATAATTCAAATGCTTTGAGGATGGCCCAAGTGTTAGAAGCACATCCCAAG GTAAGTCGCGTTTACTACCCGGGCCTTCCGAGTCATCCCGAACATCTCATAGCCAAGCGACAAATGACTGGTTTTGGGGGTCTGGTCACATTCGAG GTTGCTGGAGATCTCAAGAAGACAATCAAGTTCATCGATTCTCTGAAGATCCCATACATTGCAACATCTTTTGGTGGATGCGAGAGCTTCGTGGACCAACCTGCCACAAGGAACTG GGATGTACCACGAGAAGAAAGGCTCAAATATGAACTCAACGACAACTTAGTTCGTTTCAGTTTTGGTATTGAAGACTTTGATGACATCAAGGCTGACGTTCTTCAAGCTTTAGATACCATCTAA